Proteins encoded by one window of Paenibacillus sp. DCT19:
- a CDS encoding AraC family transcriptional regulator, with the protein MTESMKEDHHEFLDIIFFTPSEFEKAGGAWPIRIGRNLAKSNYHIGPRTTPYHYLLFVLEGEGTFIQNGQHHALRARDAFCLFPHVTHEYWTTPENTLQKIFIAFDGSHAAELLSRIGLTPDSPYRSGVLTPETASAMRAFMEDVRKPQDGASDLGRLTRFLSLFDRIARSPATKGLQPDSATPWLQKGKEYMDIHFAGGITVEGVSAHAGVDRTHFAKQFRRAYGLSPVQYIQQLKMDQAKRLLVQTPLSLTEVAHSVGYPDLFSFSKAFKKQVGLPPNRYRTTESSKE; encoded by the coding sequence ATGACCGAGAGCATGAAGGAGGACCACCACGAGTTTTTGGATATTATTTTTTTCACTCCATCTGAATTCGAGAAAGCCGGTGGCGCCTGGCCGATTCGTATCGGCCGCAATCTAGCCAAGAGCAACTATCATATTGGCCCTCGCACCACACCTTATCATTATTTGCTGTTTGTGTTAGAGGGGGAAGGTACGTTTATTCAGAATGGGCAACATCATGCCTTGCGAGCACGAGATGCGTTCTGTCTATTTCCGCATGTCACTCACGAGTACTGGACCACCCCTGAGAACACATTGCAGAAAATATTTATCGCCTTTGACGGCTCACATGCGGCTGAACTGCTCTCCCGGATCGGTCTGACTCCAGACTCGCCTTATCGTTCAGGTGTGTTAACACCAGAGACAGCTAGTGCAATGCGTGCATTTATGGAGGATGTTCGCAAACCGCAGGATGGAGCAAGTGATCTAGGGCGACTTACTCGATTTCTAAGCCTATTTGACCGAATTGCACGTTCTCCGGCGACCAAAGGATTACAGCCAGACTCAGCCACTCCCTGGCTCCAGAAGGGCAAGGAGTATATGGATATCCATTTTGCTGGCGGCATTACAGTTGAAGGCGTGTCCGCTCATGCCGGTGTGGATCGAACCCATTTTGCCAAACAGTTCCGCAGAGCGTACGGTCTCTCTCCCGTCCAGTATATTCAGCAATTAAAAATGGATCAGGCTAAGCGTTTACTTGTGCAGACCCCGCTAAGCTTAACTGAAGTGGCTCATTCCGTCGGTTACCCCGACTTGTTCTCCTTCTCCAAAGCGTTCAAAAAACAGGTCGGTCTGCCCCCCAACCGCTATCGGACAACGGAGAGCAGCAAAGAATAA
- a CDS encoding LLM class flavin-dependent oxidoreductase — MTLVSEQEEMKFGWFLPTAGDGKYVGVEPERAPSLDYLVQVAQTAETAGFEFVLIPTGGACLDAWVVGSAVMSHTKTLRPLVAIRPGLVTPVLAARMGAALDQLSGGRAMMNVVTGSSVRDLEELGDPLAHAHDERYVRASEYMEVMKRSWTQSTGLNLTEFAGSGAQSNADASSDPYPAFNGQHYTFKGPVGMPETVQKPHPPFYLGGSSPIAKRVAVEHADTFLMWGEPHDWIQEQIEEIEVIREQVKAETGQDRQMRYGMRAQVLIRDTEEEAWAAAWEIISKVPPEAIEKAKAAFAETDATNQRRQNELRELSEKQQFVVGPNLWTGLSVVRSGGAILIVGTAEQVAERLMEYGDIGVTTFILSGYPHLEEAEIFGRTVMPIIRDQWKTRQKQHSVTTN, encoded by the coding sequence ATGACTTTGGTGAGCGAACAGGAAGAGATGAAGTTTGGATGGTTTTTGCCAACAGCAGGGGATGGTAAGTATGTAGGAGTTGAACCAGAGCGAGCGCCGAGTCTGGATTATCTGGTTCAGGTAGCACAGACGGCGGAGACGGCAGGGTTCGAATTCGTGCTTATTCCAACAGGGGGAGCCTGTCTGGATGCGTGGGTTGTCGGCTCGGCTGTGATGAGCCATACCAAGACATTGCGTCCCCTTGTCGCTATTCGCCCGGGCCTGGTTACACCGGTTCTTGCTGCACGCATGGGTGCGGCGCTGGATCAGCTCTCTGGAGGCCGCGCCATGATGAATGTGGTTACAGGTAGCTCGGTTCGAGATTTGGAAGAGCTGGGTGATCCGCTGGCACATGCACATGATGAGCGGTATGTACGCGCAAGCGAGTATATGGAAGTCATGAAGCGTTCGTGGACCCAGTCCACAGGACTCAATCTGACTGAATTCGCAGGCAGCGGCGCACAATCGAATGCGGATGCGTCCAGTGATCCATATCCAGCGTTTAACGGGCAACACTATACCTTCAAAGGTCCAGTAGGCATGCCAGAAACGGTACAGAAACCTCATCCACCATTCTATTTGGGAGGAAGCTCCCCGATTGCGAAGCGAGTTGCTGTGGAGCATGCGGATACATTCCTCATGTGGGGCGAACCCCATGACTGGATCCAAGAGCAGATCGAAGAGATCGAGGTCATTCGTGAGCAGGTTAAAGCGGAAACAGGACAAGATCGTCAGATGCGTTACGGCATGCGTGCGCAAGTGCTCATTCGGGATACGGAAGAAGAAGCATGGGCCGCCGCTTGGGAGATTATTAGTAAAGTACCGCCAGAGGCAATCGAGAAGGCCAAAGCAGCCTTTGCCGAGACGGATGCTACCAACCAGCGTAGACAAAATGAGCTGCGGGAACTATCGGAGAAACAACAATTTGTTGTGGGTCCTAACCTGTGGACGGGCTTGTCTGTCGTACGCTCCGGCGGTGCAATCCTTATCGTGGGCACAGCTGAACAGGTTGCAGAACGCTTGATGGAATATGGAGATATAGGTGTGACTACCTTTATTCTTTCCGGGTATCCACATCTGGAAGAAGCCGAAATCTTCGGGCGGACAGTTATGCCAATCATTCGAGACCAATGGAAAACAAGACAAAAGCAGCACTCCGTTACTACCAACTAA
- a CDS encoding extracellular solute-binding protein, giving the protein MKNKKKYILPLISMLVMSILLSACGGGDNAASGENDSSGSGSGKVKISFIHWRGEDVEALNKTIDAFEKENPNIEVEMQTLPSDQYQSTVQSKISDGSVGDVFASFPGAQFEAFTKAGLFTDLTGSSFLSAFNSKLIEAGQHDGKQYAVPYQLVYNDPIYNVKLFEQYGLTPPTDWEGFLALCQKLKDNGIIPIAFAGADIGPGQFMNTMVMNNAPSDDIFTKVEAGEAKLTDEFWVKTLTQIKELNDKGYFQQDALGTKDPAAGALFIQEKAAMLASGSYQLAQNKLQNPNLEQKLLAPITVSADQAKYEGVHTTTFMLAVNSKSKHPEEAKKFIEFLSKPEVASEYANQTGQNVTVNDVKYDTPELQVAGEWASKKTVFQPRFTILNGDNQKAVTNSIQAVLSGTSPEEAAQQAQAIIDQHIGK; this is encoded by the coding sequence ATGAAAAATAAGAAAAAGTATATCCTGCCCCTTATCAGTATGCTGGTCATGTCCATCCTGCTGTCGGCTTGCGGCGGCGGAGATAACGCAGCATCCGGAGAGAATGATTCCTCGGGTTCAGGTTCAGGGAAAGTGAAAATCAGCTTCATCCACTGGCGTGGAGAAGATGTAGAAGCATTGAATAAGACCATCGACGCGTTTGAAAAGGAAAATCCAAACATCGAGGTAGAAATGCAGACATTGCCTTCGGATCAGTATCAATCCACCGTACAATCCAAAATCAGTGATGGTTCGGTCGGGGATGTCTTTGCATCCTTCCCAGGTGCACAATTCGAAGCCTTCACCAAAGCTGGATTGTTCACAGACCTGACGGGATCATCATTCTTGTCTGCTTTTAATTCGAAACTGATAGAAGCAGGGCAACATGATGGCAAGCAATATGCAGTTCCGTATCAACTTGTATATAACGATCCCATCTATAATGTGAAGCTGTTTGAACAGTATGGTCTGACGCCACCGACGGATTGGGAAGGTTTCCTGGCACTGTGCCAGAAGCTGAAAGACAATGGCATCATTCCAATTGCTTTTGCCGGAGCGGACATTGGCCCAGGCCAATTCATGAACACGATGGTCATGAACAATGCGCCGAGTGACGACATTTTTACCAAAGTAGAAGCAGGCGAAGCTAAACTGACGGATGAGTTCTGGGTGAAAACGTTGACTCAGATCAAAGAGCTGAACGATAAAGGATACTTCCAGCAGGATGCACTGGGTACGAAAGACCCTGCGGCAGGAGCGTTGTTTATTCAGGAAAAAGCAGCAATGCTCGCAAGTGGATCATATCAACTTGCTCAGAACAAGCTGCAAAACCCGAATCTGGAGCAAAAATTGCTCGCACCAATTACAGTAAGTGCCGATCAGGCGAAGTATGAAGGGGTGCACACCACCACATTTATGCTTGCGGTGAATAGCAAGTCGAAGCATCCGGAAGAAGCGAAGAAGTTCATTGAGTTCTTGAGCAAACCGGAAGTAGCTAGCGAGTATGCTAATCAGACCGGACAGAATGTAACGGTTAATGATGTGAAATACGATACACCTGAGCTTCAAGTTGCCGGAGAATGGGCAAGCAAAAAGACCGTGTTCCAGCCACGGTTCACCATCCTGAATGGAGATAACCAAAAGGCTGTTACGAACTCCATCCAGGCTGTGCTAAGCGGTACTTCGCCAGAAGAAGCAGCGCAGCAGGCACAGGCGATCATTGATCAGCATATCGGGAAATAA
- a CDS encoding carbohydrate ABC transporter permease yields the protein MKNRIQLSLFLLPGLLLYVGLFVFPTLTGLFYSFTDWDGVSPSYAFVGLDNYKDSLSSIVFRKAFGNNVEFMLTVVIAQTFISLVLALLLVRNTKTRIVLRALYFLPTILSSVSVGLIWAFMYDPSIGLINYGLNEAGMSSIARNWIGDPKIAIYSIAAVQVWAHAGQMMIVFIAGLQGIPAELYEAARMDGGSKWQVFRTVTWPLLAPSATIVVAYTTIQSFKAFDLIFTMTDGGPNYATEILTTYIYHTAFGSYSFGLASAGSMIFLVLLALLTLLQFKALRADRVSY from the coding sequence ATGAAAAATCGTATTCAGCTATCCCTGTTTCTATTACCTGGGTTGCTGCTGTACGTTGGATTGTTCGTATTTCCTACATTGACGGGGCTGTTCTACTCCTTTACGGATTGGGACGGGGTATCCCCGTCGTATGCATTTGTAGGGCTGGATAATTATAAGGACAGTCTCAGCAGCATCGTATTTCGCAAAGCCTTTGGCAACAACGTTGAATTCATGTTAACGGTAGTTATCGCTCAAACGTTTATTTCACTTGTACTTGCCTTGCTCTTGGTTCGTAATACAAAGACACGTATTGTGCTTCGGGCGTTGTATTTCCTGCCTACCATTCTGTCCTCTGTATCGGTCGGACTAATATGGGCATTTATGTATGATCCATCTATTGGATTGATCAACTACGGCTTGAATGAGGCGGGTATGAGCAGTATAGCTCGTAACTGGATCGGTGATCCCAAGATTGCGATCTATTCTATCGCCGCAGTACAGGTCTGGGCTCATGCCGGACAGATGATGATTGTGTTCATCGCAGGTCTACAGGGCATTCCAGCAGAATTGTACGAAGCTGCTCGAATGGATGGAGGCAGCAAGTGGCAGGTATTCCGCACGGTGACTTGGCCTTTGCTTGCGCCTTCAGCAACCATTGTTGTGGCATATACCACCATTCAATCGTTTAAGGCGTTTGACCTCATTTTTACAATGACGGACGGCGGTCCGAACTATGCAACTGAAATTTTGACGACATATATCTATCATACCGCCTTTGGCAGCTATTCATTTGGTCTGGCTTCTGCCGGTTCGATGATCTTCCTCGTATTGCTCGCGCTTTTGACGCTGTTGCAGTTCAAGGCACTGCGCGCCGACAGG